TATTGCGTACACTGCTGTGAAGTGTTGGATTTTTTAGTGTTTTCGACAGCTTTCATTTTTTCGCACTGGAAAGTATAAGTTGTACGAGCTGAGGACGCCTTTTTCTGTCAGGATGGGAGACAAAGGATTTCCAGCGCTTCGTCCGATCCTCTTCTTCGCTTCCTTTATTGTAACGCTGCACCTCGTTAATGGAGACCTGAGTTATTCTATTCCTGAAGAGATGAAACGCGAGTCTGTTATCGGAAATATAGCCAAAGATCTCGGTCTGGATCTGAGGACCTTATCTTCCCGGAAGGCCCGTGTTGATTTTGAGGGGACTCGTAAGAGGTACTGTGACATTAATCTGAGTACCGGAGATTTGATCACGTCGGAGAGAATGGACAGAGAAAGCCTTTGTGGAAAGAAACCCTCGTGTGTTGTGAAAGTAGATCTGGTGTTAGAAAATCCTCTGGAGCTTCATCGAGTAAGTCTTCATATTCAAGATGTAAACGACAACACGCCAAAATTCAAAGATAATTTGATTGAAATGGAAATAAGCGAGTCAGCCGTAAAGGGTAACCGCTTCACTATGGAGGAGGCCCATGATGCAGATATAGGTCAAAATGCTGTTCAAACGTACAACCTGCAAAAGAACGACAACTTTATTGTCGCTGTTGACAGTAACAAAGTTGATCTTGTACTGGAAAATACACTTGATCGAGAGAAACAAAAGGAGATAACTTTGCTCCTTACAGCTCTAGATGGAGGCTCTCCTCAGAGATCAGGTACTGTAGTCATACACGTCACTGTACTGGATGCTAATGATAACGCCCCAGTGTTCAGCCAGGCCGTTTATAAAGCCAGTCTGCCTGAAAACTCTCCTCCAGATACCATAGTGATTAATGTTAGTGCTACTGATGCAGATGAAGGAGTGAATGGAGATGTGACTTATGACGTAAGCCATGTGTCTGATGACgatgaaaatatattttctattgATCCTAAAACTGGAGAAATTAAAGTTACTGGTGTGATTGACTTTGAAGAAATTAGTTCTTTTGAAATGAGAGTCAAAGCTAAAGATGGTTTAGGTTTGCCCTCTTACGCCAAAGTTATAATAGATGTTACTGATATGAATGATAACGCCCCGGTTATATATCTGAAATCACTGACTAACCCCATACCTGAGAACGTGTCACCTGGTACAGAGGTGGGCATCATTAACGTGCAGGATAGAGACTCTGAGAATAACAGACAGGTCCGCTGCTCCATTCAGCAAAACGTCCCTTTTAAGTTGGTTCCTTCTATTAAAAACTATTATTCTCTGGTGACCACAGGACAACTGGACCGTGAACTAGTGTCTGATTACAACATTACAATCAGTGCCACTGACGAGGGCTCTccacctctgtcctcctctaaaACTGTTCAGTTATCTGTAGCAGACATCAACGACAACCCACCTGTGTTTGAGGAACAGTCCTACAGCgcatatgtgagtgaaaataacaaacctGGCTCCACTTTATGTTCCGTTACTGCTCGAGACCCCGACTGGAGACAAAACGGTACAGTGATTTATTCTCTGTTAGCTGGTGAGGTGAACGGTGCCCCGGTGTCCTCCTATCTATCTGTTAACGGAGACACGGGGGTGATCCACGCTGTGAGGTCGTTTGATTATGAACAGTTCAGGAGTTTTAAAGTCCACGTGATGGCCAGAGACAACGGTTCTCCTCCGCTCAGCAGCAACGTGACCGTCAGTGTCTTCATATCGGATGTGAATGACAACTCTCCTCAGATACTGTACCCCGCCCCGGAGGGCAACTCCTTCATGACCGAGCTGGTCCCCAAAGCTGCACACGGAGGCTCTCTGGTGTCCAAAGTGATAGCGGTGGACGCGGACTCTGGACAGAACGCCTGGCTGTCCTATCATATAGTGAAATCCACTGATCCGGGACTTTTCACTATCGGTCTCCACAGCGGAGAGATCAGGACACAGCGGGACATTTCTGAGTCTGACAGCATGAAACAGAACCTTATTGTGGCAGTGAAAGATAACGGacagccctctctctctgccacctgTTCCATGTATTTACTGATTTCTGATAACTTGGCTGAGGTGCCAGAACTGAAGGATATTTCTTATGATGAGAAGAACTCCAAGCTGACCTCTTATCTGATCATCGCTCTGGTGTCTGTGTCCACCTTTTTCctgaccttcatcatcatcatcctgggTGTGAGGTTTTGTCGCAGGAGAAAGCCCAGACTGCTGTTTGATGGAGCAGTTGCCATCCCCAGTGCTTATCTCCCTCCTAATTACGCAGATGTTGACGGAACAGGAACTTTACGCAGCGCTTACAACTATGACGCCTACCTGACAACAGGTTCTAGAACCAGTGACTTTAAGTTCGTCAGTTCTTACAATGACAACACACTGCCTGCTGACCAGACTCTGAGGAAAAGTCCATCAGACTTTGCTGAGGCGTTTGGGGATTGTGATAGTTCTCCTGAGGTAGGAACTGTTCAAAGTACTTTACTTGTCGCAATGCATTTTTGGCTGGTTTGGCTGCATGTGTTTATGTCTTTGCAATTTAAAAGTGTTAGTTTGGTCGTTGAAGCAAAGTGTTTATCTAATGGAGGAAAACGAGTGTTTTGGTTAAGGCTTCCTTTTTTAATTATACGTCTGCAAATAATCACATATTTTGCCTGGTGTCCTTCAAAACCTGGGACTCCAATTGGTGTcgatttgtcattattttttttgttcttgtttacGCAGTCAGTGGTCTTTTAATGGATCATATTCAGATATATATTTTCAGTCATCGGCATGTGTCACTGATGGTTACTTATCAATAAGTGTTGGGAACACAGTTCTTATTTTTGAGTCACGGTCGAAGGCTAATGGTTTAGGTCTAGGAATAAATcagtttttacttttctgaAACTGTCCCTAACTGCACGTATTAGAGTCTAGGAGCTATGGtcaggagaccaaaacagcGTTCAATATCTTTGTGCCATCAGCTCTGCCAAATGTCAAGGTatctgtccgtggtgctgaaacgcTCCTCAAGCACTCTGGCACGGCTTCAACTGGCGATGTCTTCTTCTCTTCAGCCATGTAGTCTCAATTATGATACTAATACTGAAAATAACAGTTTGACATATAAGTAATGAAAACCTCGGGTTGTTGTAATTTACGTGATTGCcttagctcattgttttaatATGGAGCGCCTAACCACAGTTTTATATCACAGTAATATGTTGCAAAGTTATTGAATGTTACAGTGTTGTACTCGAAGTTTAGCTGGCCTTTTCTTTCGCAGGTTCacgcagtatttttttttttatctacccTACTTCCAGTATATAGCAACTTTTAGAAATCTAAAGCACAGGCAATGCACTTAAAACCAAATCTCAATAGGCTCAGTTTTACTGGGGGGACAACACCTACATCTCCAAAGCGGAGACAAATACAATGAATAGATGGCATTTGTCTTTTAAGAGAGTTATAGATTTACCGCACATGCGCATTTCATTTGAACGTGAGTGAATGTTATCTTAATGTGGTTTGAAACTTTGTGAGGAATATTTTAGTGTGAAGATACAAATTGACTCATGGTGTCGCTGTTGGCTGACAGATAATAGACTCTCACCACTCCACCCACTACTACATAGATATCAGCTGCAGATTTTCCTGAGGAACGGTTATATTTCTGAACATATTGTAACGTGTGCATCGCTGTGAAGTATAGGAATATTTAGTGTTTTTCGACAGCTTTTATTGTTTCGCACTGGAAAGTATAAATTGAATGAGCTGAGAACGCCTTTTTCTGTCAGGATGGGAGACAAAGGATTTCCAGCGCTTCGTCCGATCCTCTTCTTCGCTTCCTTTATTGTAACGCTGCACCTCGTTAATGGAGACTTGAGTTATTCTATTCCTGAAGAGATGAAACGCGAGTCTGTTATTGGAAATATAGCCAAAGATCTCGGTCTGGATCTGAGGACCTTATCTTCCCGAAAGGCCCGTGTTGATTTTGAGGGGACTCGTAAGAGGTACTGTGATATTAATCTGAGTACCGGAGATTTGATCACGTCGGAGAGAATGGACAGAGAAAGCCTTTGTGGAAAGAAACCCTCGTGTGTTGTGAAAGTAGATCTGGTGTTAGAAAATCCCCTGGAGCTTCATCGACTAAGTCTTCATATTCAAGATGTAAACGACAACTCGCCGCAATTTAATGATGATTTGATTGAAATGGAAATAAGCGAGTCCGCTGAAAAGGGTAACCGCTTCTCTATGGAGGAGGCCCATGACGCAGATATAGGTCAAAATGCTGTTCAAAGGTACAACCTACAAAAGAACGACAACTTTATTCTTGCTGTTGACAGTAACAAAGTTGAACTCGTCCTGGAGAATAAACTTGATcgagagaaacaaaaagagatTAATTTGCTTCTCACAGCTCTAGATGGAGGCTCTCCTCAGAGATCAGGTACTGTAGTCATACACGTCACTGTACTGGATGCTAATGATAACGCCCCAGTGTTCAGCCAGGCCGTTTATAAAGCCAGTCTGCCTGAAAACTCTTCTCCAGATACCATAGTGATTAATGTTAGTGCTACTGATGCAGATGAAGGAGTGAATGGAGATGTGACTTATCATTTTGGTCACGTTTCTGATgaagatataaatgtattttctattGATCCTAAAACTGGAGAAATTAAAGTAACTGGATTGATTGACTTTGAAGAAAGGAGTTCTTTTGAAATGAGAGTCAAAGCTAAAGATGGTTTAGGACTGACTTCTTATGCAAAAGTTATAATAGATGTTACTGATATGAATGATAATGCTCCAGTGATATATCTGAAATCACTGACTAACCCCATACCTGAGAACGTGTCACCTGGTACAGAGGTGGGCATCATTAACGTGCAGGATAGAGACTCTGAGAATAACAGACAGGTCCGCTGCATCATTCAGCAAAACGTCCCTTTTAAGTTGGTTCCTTCTATTAAAAACTATTATTCTCTGGTGACCACAGGACAACTGGACCGTGAGCTAGTGTCTGATTACAACATTACAATCAGTGCCACTGACGAGGGCTCTccacctctgtcctcctctaaaACTGTTCAGTTATCTGTAGCAGACATCAACGACAACCCACCTGTGTTTGAGGAACAGTCGTACAGCgcatatgtgagtgaaaataacaaacctGGCTCCACTTTATGTTCCGTTACTGCTCGAGACCCCGACTGGAGACAAAACGGTACAGTGATTTATTCTCTGTTAGCTGGTGAGGTGAACGGTGCCCCGGTGTCCTCCTATCTTTCTGTTAACGGAGACACGGGGGTGATACACGCTGTGAGGTCGTTTGATTATGAACAGTTCAGGAGTTTTAAAGTCCACGTGATGGCCAGAGACAACGGTTCTCCTCCGCTCAGCAGCAACGTGACCGTCAGTGTCTTCATATCGGATGTGAATGACAACTCTCCTCAGATACTGTACCCCGCCCTGGAGGGCAACTCCTTCATGACCGAGCTGGTCCCCAAAGCTGCACACGGAGGCTCTCTGGTGTCCAAAGTGATAGCGGTGGACGCGGACTCCGGACAGAACGCCTGGCTGTCCTATCATATAGTCAAATCCACTGATCCGGGACTTTTCACTATTGGTCTCCACAGCGGAGAGATCAGGACACAGCGGGACATTTCTGAGTcggacagcatgaaacagaACCTTATTGTGGCAGTGAAAGATAACGGacagccctctctctctgccacctgTTCCATGTATTTACTGATCTCTGATAACTTGGCTGAGGTGCCAGAACTGAAGGATATTTCTTATGATGAGAAGAACTCCAAGCTGACCTCTTATCTGATCATCGCGCTGGTGTCTGTGTCCACCTTTTTTctgaccttcatcatcatcatcctgggTGTGAGGTTTTGTCGCAGGAGAAAGCCCAGACTGCTGTTTGATGGAGCAGTTGCCATCCCCAGCGCTTATCTACCTCCTAATTACGCAGATGTTGACGGAACAGGAACTTTACGCAGCGCTTACAATTATGACGCCTACCTGACAACAGGTTCTAGAACCAGTGACTTTAAGTTCGTCAGTTCTTACAATGACAACACACTGCCTGCTGACCAGACTCTGAGGAAAAGCCCATCAGACTTTGCTGATGTTTTTGGAGAGTCAGATGGATCTCCAGAGGTAggaatatgtttatttattgtttgttttctttgccGAATAATGAAGATTACTTTTAACGATTTTTTTCACGTCTTGTTTGACAGGGTTGTGCATCATTAAAATATGTGTTCACAGGTGTAAGGAATTTCGCTTTAGCATTTTACATTTTAGCTGTTGTATCTGGGGGAAGGATCTTTACAGTCTCAGTCTTGAAGTAACATTAATGTCTTCTATTATTTGATTGTCCTGTCGTTATCAGATGGGCTTGTGTCTGTTCTGAAAAAAcccaaaaacaaattaatggTCCAGTAGTGACAGTAGGGAGTATATTGTGTAATCTGAAGATGTACAGTCAGTATGTCAGCCTAGTGGTGTGGTGAAACTAGTATCTTAGACTTATTAGAGTATATAAAGACTATATCATAACATGAGTACTAACATTTATACCGTTATTGTGGTCCAGAaaacatactataataataatgataataataatgatagtaatCCATAGAAAATGACTGGTGACAGATAGGATGGTCCTTGTGGTGGTCTTGTAGGGCATTTTCAAAAGTAAcaggcttctttttttgcatttgtttgctGGTTGTAAAGATCTACCTCTTGATTTTTCTTGGCAGATAGGGTAATGTTGTCCGTAATTAAAACACTGTTATACTATGTCAGCATTGTTTCAATTTAGAGTGATTAATCATGACTTCGACCCACCACACAGACTTTGTTCAGCTGCTCATCCTTCAGTCATGATGGCACTATGTTGTATCACCTTTGCTATCCATGggacatttacagtatattattacgAATGTTGGAGATAGGGTTATACAATACTGTCTGGGAAACTGGGAATATGACGGCATCTTTAAAGGACAGTTCATCTGAAATATTattctaattaaaaaaaaatccttcggTGAAGCCATCTCACCAAGGCTTCTAACTGttacaatttattttctttcttttagcaACATAACATAGCTTTCTAGCATATAAATGTTGCTGTATTGTGTTGTCAGCCATAGTCTCAACTTCAGACTGGAGCAAGGTGGCCCTGAGCAGGTTTTGTGTTTCGTTTTATTACATTGAAATTTTGTTGTGGCTCACAGGTTAATCCTGTTTTCCACAGAGTTATGGTCAACCTTAAGGGAATGATAAATTGGAAAAGACCACTTGACTTCACATACTGATAACTCAAAATATAACTTTCAGATTTAAgtacataaatctgtaaatcATGTTCGCAGCAAATTAATGAGAAATGCATGTTTTGCTATGTAGAAAGGAAActattataaaaataagatCAACACAGAACAGAGTAGCTGTAGAGCAAGCCAGCCAGCATATACACCAAAAATCCATCTGATCTACACACCAGTCTCCTTACATGTGCTCTCCTCAATGGAGATGATACTGCCCAGTCTCCCACCAGCTAACATCATCACAACGCGCAAATGTTTTAAGATCTGACCCCTGTTTATCCAGTATTCAGCGGTACCCCTTTTGAATTACTTTACAAAGTCGAACCTGAAAGAATCCTCTGGCCATTAAGACCTGCTTCTTCCTTGGTGTAGTGTAAACGTGCCCTATACCTGGATATATACAGATGAGGCACTGCAGTGCAATAGTGTTTTCAAGACTGATTTCATTCGATGTCACATAATGCGCCACTTTCTTATTAAGGAGTGAAAGGCTATTTATTCCCTCCGTTATGTTGCACAGACGTGGAAGTACACTTTTATGAGCATGGTAGCCCCCTAAGATTTATAAACATATTTCATAACTGCACACTTAATAAAGgttatttttctccattttagcTCTTTGGTAAATATGTATACTGTCTAAGACCTGTAATGTCTGTcatgttatactattggcttggtatgatttatttatttaaaccctCTGTGCAACTTTATCTTTTTACTCCTCTTACTCCACTCTAAGATTACTGCTTATGTTCCTCTCCCCAATACTTTTGTGCATTCACTTTCTCAGTGGTACCCTCGCTTATGAAATTCATACTGGATTGTAGTCATATTTTTCCTCTTTAGCGAAGAAGAAATGGTTTGGCTCAGCCAGCAGGACGGTTGATTTGTAATTTGGCcgtcagttgtctgttttgttgtGAAATGGTGTTTATTATATACAGTGAAACTCTCAAACTATTCGttgatttaaatattaatttgcTTGTTCTTTTTTTGCACGCGGATGTGTGGCAAAGTATAATGAAACGAACACAGTTATAGTGTAATCATTTAGTGTTAATCTTTCACGTGCAGAGATGAAATTGAACTCAGAGTGTCGCTGTTCACCAGCAGAGGAAACACGTTTCCACCCCTTGCTCGTGCTTTGTTACCCCAGGCTTCATCTTCTCCTTGTCAAATTGTACCCTTGGATGTGCTTTGGTCAGCCGTTCGTTTCAGATGCACAGTTTACTACTGTTTTTTGATATGTTATATCGGACCGCACAGATAGTTGGATAAGCAACGCCGTTTTTGAGTTGTTTTCATTCTTGTCTCAGGATGGCACACAATGGATACCCAGCGGCTGCCTTGCTTTACagctttgctttctttcttctgctgcttcacatcgGTAACGGAGACATAAGCTTTTCCATTCCCGAAGAAATGAAACCCGGATCTGTCATAGGAAATATAGCAAAGGACCTCGGCTTGAACGTGGGGAAATTATCTGCTCGAAAGGCCCGCATTGACAGCGAGCTGAACCGGGAACGGTACTGTGACATAAATCTTAACACTGGAGATTTGATTGTAGCTGAACGAATTGACAGAGAGGCGCTTTGCGGGGAAAAGGCATCTTGTATCCTTCAATTTGAGTTAATCTTAGAGGCACCTCTGGAGTTGCACCGCATTTCACTACAAATACAGGATATCAACGATAATCCGCCTGTTTTTACTAAAGATGAAATCAAGATAGAAATCAATGAACTGGCTGTTAAAGGATCTCGCTTCCGTGTTTTGGAGGCACACGATATAGATATCGGGCAAAACGCTGTTCAAAGCTATGCGTTACAGACCAACAATCATTTAATGCTGAAAACTCAGTCAAAATCAGATGGGGGTAAATTTGCAGAGCTGGTGTTGAATAAGGAATTAGACCGCGAGGAGCAGCAGGAATTGCGATTATTGCTCACTGCATTAGATGGAGGCAGTCCTCAAAGAACTGGCACTGCAACTGTGCATGTGACTGTACTAGATGCTAATGATAACGCCCCAGTGTTTAGCCAGACAGTGTATAAGGCCAGTCTGCCTGAAAACGCACCTCTAGATACTGTAGTGGTTACGGTGGCTGCAACTGATGCAGATGAAGGTCTAAATGGGGAGGTGACTTATGAATTAAGTCGTATTTCAGAAACAGGTAGAAAGGCATTTGCTTTAAATCACAACACAGGAGAAATTAAAGTGATAGGGCCTTTGGATTTCGAGAAAGAGTCAATATATGAAATGCGCGTAGACGCCAAAGATGGATATGGCCTTACTTCAGATTCTAAAGTAATAATTGATATCTCCGATGTGAATGACAACCCACCTGAAATCAATATGAAATCACTGACTACTCCCATACCTGAGAACGTGTCACCTGGTACAGAGGTGGGCATCATTAACGTGCAGGATAGAGACTCTGAGAATAACAGACAGGTCCGCTGCTCCATTCAGCAAAACGTCCCTTTTAAGTTGGTTCCTTCTATTAAAAACTATTATTCTCTGGTGACCACAGGACAACTGGACCGTGAACTGGTGTCTAATTACAACATTACAATCAGTGCCACTGACGAGGGCTCTccacctctgtcctcctctaaaACTGTTCAGTTATCTGTAGCAGACATCAACGACAACCCACCTGTGTTTGAGGAACAGTCCTACAGCgcatatgtgagtgaaaataacaaacctGGCTCCACTTTATGTTCCGTTACTGCTCGAGACCCCGACTGGAGACAAAACGGTACAGTGATTTATTCTCTGTTAGCTGGTGAGGT
This DNA window, taken from Sebastes umbrosus isolate fSebUmb1 chromosome 9, fSebUmb1.pri, whole genome shotgun sequence, encodes the following:
- the LOC119494915 gene encoding protocadherin beta-16-like — its product is MGDKGFPALRPILFFASFIVTLHLVNGDLSYSIPEEMKRESVIGNIAKDLGLDLRTLSSRKARVDFEGTRKRYCDINLSTGDLITSERMDRESLCGKKPSCVVKVDLVLENPLELHRVSLHIQDVNDNTPKFKDNLIEMEISESAVKGNRFTMEEAHDADIGQNAVQTYNLQKNDNFIVAVDSNKVDLVLENTLDREKQKEITLLLTALDGGSPQRSGTVVIHVTVLDANDNAPVFSQAVYKASLPENSPPDTIVINVSATDADEGVNGDVTYDVSHVSDDDENIFSIDPKTGEIKVTGVIDFEEISSFEMRVKAKDGLGLPSYAKVIIDVTDMNDNAPVIYLKSLTNPIPENVSPGTEVGIINVQDRDSENNRQVRCSIQQNVPFKLVPSIKNYYSLVTTGQLDRELVSDYNITISATDEGSPPLSSSKTVQLSVADINDNPPVFEEQSYSAYVSENNKPGSTLCSVTARDPDWRQNGTVIYSLLAGEVNGAPVSSYLSVNGDTGVIHAVRSFDYEQFRSFKVHVMARDNGSPPLSSNVTVSVFISDVNDNSPQILYPAPEGNSFMTELVPKAAHGGSLVSKVIAVDADSGQNAWLSYHIVKSTDPGLFTIGLHSGEIRTQRDISESDSMKQNLIVAVKDNGQPSLSATCSMYLLISDNLAEVPELKDISYDEKNSKLTSYLIIALVSVSTFFLTFIIIILGVRFCRRRKPRLLFDGAVAIPSAYLPPNYADVDGTGTLRSAYNYDAYLTTGSRTSDFKFVSSYNDNTLPADQTLRKSPSDFAEAFGDCDSSPEVGTVQSTLLVAMHFWLVWLHVFMSLQFKSVSLVVEAKCLSNGGKRSVVF
- the LOC119493889 gene encoding protocadherin beta-16-like, which encodes MGDKGFPALRPILFFASFIVTLHLVNGDLSYSIPEEMKRESVIGNIAKDLGLDLRTLSSRKARVDFEGTRKRYCDINLSTGDLITSERMDRESLCGKKPSCVVKVDLVLENPLELHRLSLHIQDVNDNSPQFNDDLIEMEISESAEKGNRFSMEEAHDADIGQNAVQRYNLQKNDNFILAVDSNKVELVLENKLDREKQKEINLLLTALDGGSPQRSGTVVIHVTVLDANDNAPVFSQAVYKASLPENSSPDTIVINVSATDADEGVNGDVTYHFGHVSDEDINVFSIDPKTGEIKVTGLIDFEERSSFEMRVKAKDGLGLTSYAKVIIDVTDMNDNAPVIYLKSLTNPIPENVSPGTEVGIINVQDRDSENNRQVRCIIQQNVPFKLVPSIKNYYSLVTTGQLDRELVSDYNITISATDEGSPPLSSSKTVQLSVADINDNPPVFEEQSYSAYVSENNKPGSTLCSVTARDPDWRQNGTVIYSLLAGEVNGAPVSSYLSVNGDTGVIHAVRSFDYEQFRSFKVHVMARDNGSPPLSSNVTVSVFISDVNDNSPQILYPALEGNSFMTELVPKAAHGGSLVSKVIAVDADSGQNAWLSYHIVKSTDPGLFTIGLHSGEIRTQRDISESDSMKQNLIVAVKDNGQPSLSATCSMYLLISDNLAEVPELKDISYDEKNSKLTSYLIIALVSVSTFFLTFIIIILGVRFCRRRKPRLLFDGAVAIPSAYLPPNYADVDGTGTLRSAYNYDAYLTTGSRTSDFKFVSSYNDNTLPADQTLRKSPSDFADVFGESDGSPEVGICLFIVCFLCRIMKITFNDFFHVLFDRVVHH
- the LOC119493930 gene encoding protocadherin beta-16-like encodes the protein MAHNGYPAAALLYSFAFFLLLLHIGNGDISFSIPEEMKPGSVIGNIAKDLGLNVGKLSARKARIDSELNRERYCDINLNTGDLIVAERIDREALCGEKASCILQFELILEAPLELHRISLQIQDINDNPPVFTKDEIKIEINELAVKGSRFRVLEAHDIDIGQNAVQSYALQTNNHLMLKTQSKSDGGKFAELVLNKELDREEQQELRLLLTALDGGSPQRTGTATVHVTVLDANDNAPVFSQTVYKASLPENAPLDTVVVTVAATDADEGLNGEVTYELSRISETGRKAFALNHNTGEIKVIGPLDFEKESIYEMRVDAKDGYGLTSDSKVIIDISDVNDNPPEINMKSLTTPIPENVSPGTEVGIINVQDRDSENNRQVRCSIQQNVPFKLVPSIKNYYSLVTTGQLDRELVSNYNITISATDEGSPPLSSSKTVQLSVADINDNPPVFEEQSYSAYVSENNKPGSTLCSVTARDPDWRQNGTVIYSLLAGEVNGAPVSSYVSVNGDTGVIHAVRSFDYEQFRSFKVHVMARDNGSPPLSSNVTVSVFISDVNDNSPQILYPAPEGNSFMTELVPKAAHGGSLVSKVIAVDADSGQNAWLSYHIVKSTDPGLFTIGLHSGEIRTQRDISESDSMKQNLIVAVKDNGQPSLSATCSMYLLISDNLAEVPELKDISYYEKNSKLTSYLIIALVSVSTFFLTFIIIILGVRFCRRRKPRLLFDGAVAIPSAYLPPNYADVDGTGTLRSAYNYDAYLTTGSRTSDFKFVSSYNDNTLPADQTLRKSPSDFADAFGSPDESPEVGLIQFCI